AGAGCAGAACCTATGGAGCCATTAGCCAATGAAAAAATCAGCCAGCAACTTGCCTTGTGGCCTGAAGAAACCTTATTTACCGATGAGCTCAAACAATATTTTGATTATTATCGCTTTGCTTTAACTGAAGCTGATGATATTCAGGTTCAAGTGAGTTATATCAATGTCGCTCGGCATCGCATTGCGGTATATCATTTAACCCCTAAAAAGCCAATTCAGCATGTCTTAATTATGCATGGTTATTTGGATCATTCGGGGATTCATGCAGATTTAGTCAATGATTTATTAAGCAAGAACTGTCAGGTGAGCCTTTATGATATGCCAGGACACGGTTTATCAACGGGGCCGAATGCGGATATTGATGACTTTCGTTGTTATGTAGAGGTGCTAGGTGCTGTACTCACAGCATTTAGTGAGAAAAAACAATTGCCTGATGCTGTACTTGCTCACAGTACTGGGGCTGCGGCGTTGATTTTAGCGTTATTATCAGGTGAACTACCCCGCCTGGCAGCAATGAATATTATTCTTGTTGCTCCTTTAGTGCGTATCGCTAACTGGTATCGCATCAAGTTAACTTATCACTTGATACGGCATTGGTTGAGTGAGGTGAAGTTAGGTAAGATTGATAACAGTGCAGATCGTAAGTTTACCGATTTCTTATTGGCGGACCCATTGCGCCATTGTGTGATGCCCATTCAGTGGTTGGAAGCGGCTTTTGAGTATGAGAAAAGCCTCAGCCAATATCCACCCTGCGAAAAAAGTATTACGGTGATTCAAGGCTCGGATGATACGACGGTGGCTTGGTCTTATAATTTACGCTTTTTGCATCATAAGTTTCCTCAAGCACGAGTGTATTGTATAGAAGACGCTAAGCACCATGTGCTCTATGAGCGAGAAGCGCTGCGACAGCGCGCTCGTGAAATTTTATACGAGCGCCTAGGCTTAAGTAAAGACTGAATGGGCTTGTCTTTAGAGTAGAGTCAAGCAATGAGCAAAGTGATTATTGTGACCATGAACAAGACTTAAGTACTCTTCTTTGAGCTTCTTGGTGATGGGGCCTACGCTGCCATCGGCAATGATTTTATCATCAAGAGAGCGTATCGGTGCGACTTCGGCAGCTGTCCCTGAGAAAAAGACTTCATCGGCATTGTAAAAGTCTTCGACGGTTAATTGAGCCTCGCGGGTTTTAAAGCCTAAACTTTCAGCAAGTTCTAGCAAGGTGGCGCGAGTGATGCCGGCGAGAATATGCCCGGTTTGGGGAGTATACAGTATGCCATCTTTGACCATAAAGATATTCTGACCACAGCCTTCGGCGACGTGGCCGGTGGTATCGAGCATTAAGGCTTCATGGTAACGCGTGCCACGGATGCAAAGAGCGGCAAGATTACTATTTAGATAATGTCCGGCAAATTTCGCTTCACTGACTGTGGTATCTGGATGAATACGAGCGACTGGGCTGGTTTTTACATCGAGTAAGCCTTGCGGCACAATGCTGGCTCCCGGCCAACAGGCGATGGCACATTCTGCATCGATATCGGTTGGAGTCACATTCATGCCATAGCCAAAATAGGCTACAGGACGGATATAGCCTGATTTTAAGCCATTGGTTTTGACAATTTTAATCGTCGCTTCGGCCAGCGTATTTAAATCATAGGCCAGTGGCATCTTTAAGGCTTGGCAGGAAAATAAAAAACGCTCCAGGTGCTCTTGTAAGCGAAAAAGTGCCGGACCTTTGGGTGTCTCATAGCAGCGAATGCCCTCAAAGATCGCTGAACCATAGTGCAAGCTATGGGTGAGGATATGGGTGGTTGCCTTATCCCAGGCGATGACCTGGCCGTTGTGCCAAATCCACTGTGTTGAATGCATGAAGTTACTCGTCATTATTCTAATTGAGGTGGCATGATAGCATCGATTAATGGTAGGGTCATCTGTTATAATAGGATCTTTAAATGTGAGCGAGATGACTGGTCTCGGCAACAAAGCCTTTGGTTGGGCTGTTAATTTTTAGGGGACTGCTGTGATTGATTTTGTGAAATTTTTGCATGCCGAGCTTGCGAATCTCAACGAAATGATAGAAAACGATGATGATGTCGAGCAAAGTGAGTTTTTAATTGAGCGCTTAACCGATGTCGAGGCACTGTATTATGATTTTGTTAAATCTAATAAAGTGGTGATCAGCGCTGAGAAGGAAGAAGAAGAAACTGAAGAGGAAGCGAGCTATTACCTCTTTGCAACTTGGCTCTATTTAGAGCAGCAGCAACGTGGCAAAATTCCTGAAGATGAAGAGAGCTTTAGCTTTGATAATGTTAAAACTGTGACTGAAGATGATGAGCGCATTGATAATGCATTTTTTGTCGTCGGTATGTTTGAGCAGCATCTAGAAAATATGGGGTTGATGGACGGTGAGTTTGATGAAGAGGATGAACCACGCCATTAAATGACGAGCGGCCATACATAAAATAGCTTTAATAAGCGATAAGGCCCGATAATGGGCCTTTTGTTTATTTTTATACTGTACCGAATAAACGATCACCGGCATCACCCAGCCCTGGGCAGATATAGCCTTTTTCGTTGAGCCTTTCATCTAAAGCCGCGGTATAGAGCTTGATATCAGGGTGTTCTTTTGCTAAATGATTAATCCCTTCGGGGGCGGATAAGATATTTAGAAAGTGGATATTGGTAATGCCGACTTCTTTGATGCGTGTAAGTGCTGCTGCTGCTGAGTGGCCGGTTGCCAGCATCGGATCACAGACGAGGATCTGCTGGTCAGGATCCTGTGGCGGTAGATTAAAATAATAACAGTGTGCTTCGAGTGTCTTTTCATCGCGCTTTAAGCCAATATGACCAATCACAGCTTTTGGGAATAAGCTGGTAACTCCCGGGACCATTCCTAGCCCCGCGCGTAAAATGGGAATAATCATCGGTGCAGAATGATTTAAGCATTCACTCTCACATTTTTGCAAAGGGGTGGTGATGGTTTTTGTTTTTATTGCAAAATTCCGACTGGCTTCATAGGCGAGAATATGAGCAATCTCTGCGGTTAGGCTACGAAAAAGTTGTGAGTCCGTTTTTATACAGCGCAGCAAGCTCACTTTGTGAGCAAGGGCAGGGTGGTTGATCAGTGTGGCAAATGATTCCATAGCAACTTAACTTTCCTTAACTTTATTTTGAGTATAACGGCTGTATAGCCCATCAGTAAAATTGACTTATCGTGGATTAAGAGATTTATTGTCGAGTTATAGCGCTTTGACTACTTTTTTGATAAAGTGTTATCCCTTATATGGAATTAATAAATATAAAAGTTATAAAATTGAGATAAAAAAACAACATAAGTCAAAAAACAAGGCATTTCCTTATGGGAGTGCTTTTTCTTTGGGATAGTTCTAATTAGAAATAGGATGACAACACGATGACGAAAAGTGTGCAAGATGATGTAAATGTGAGTGACCAAGCAAATTCAACGAGCGAGTCTGTTGAATATAGAGAAGGAAAATCATCTATCGGATTAGAATGGTTAGCTATTTCTATACTTACAATCTTTTTTAGTGGACTCGTTATTTTTATTTTGGGTATCGTGCTATTCAATATGATTGGTTATGACGGGATGTTTGGCGCTATTTTAATTGGTGCATTCGCAGCACCTGCCTTTCTTCCTGTGCTGCTCATAATTGTTGTGATCGTTGGCTTATGTGTTATTAGTGCATTTTGGTCTTCAAAAAAAGGAAAATAGAAATGATTAGAAAAAGATATTTTTGCTTGCTATTGTTGCCCCTAATAACCTTATTTAGGGTTTCTTACACAAAGCCGTTAACCGAAGCTCAGTTTAAAGCGACTAAACTACCTTATTCCGTCATGGCCTATAGCAATAAATACGCCCATGAATATGGTTTAGATGCAAGTAAAGCAATCAAGCTGCCAAAGGGGCTAGAGGCGATTAAGCTGACGCTATCTAAAAGTTTTAGTAAAGGGTATGGGCCTTATGCGAGCAAGTGGGACTACAACTGCAGAGCAGAGCTTTATGTGGATAAAAGCCTAAAAATTCTATGGCCAAACAATAATAGATCTAAAATGACTTTGCCAATTTTGGATGATCGTGGAACTATGAAAGTTTTTCTAGCAACCACTCAAATGCATAATTATCATGGTCGGATAGGGCCTGAGAGTTTTACTAGCTTGTTTTTCGTAGGGTTTGATAAAACTATATCGTCTGGAACTAATCAGATTAAGCTTAATGCAGGATCATGTTCTAAATTCCCATCACAAGCGAGTTTTCCTGTGGAGATTTGGCTTGAAAAAAGTTCTGGTCCTCACTATAACAAGTTGACGACAAATGCAATACCTACACCAAACGACTTTTACCGGTTTCCTTTACCAGTGAAATACACACAGAAGTATTTCGATTACACGATTGCTGCAAATAAATATGGAATACAATAGGAGTAAAATATGCAAGATAGCAGTATAACACTTTATGATATGGCGCTATTATCCAATGATGCATATAACAACCAAAGTAGTACTTTGAGAGCTGCGAGTGGCAATGCAGTATGGGAAAGGGAAGATTTTCCTGGTGCTATTGATAAAGTGAAATCAAATGGTTTTTTTGCGGTATTGTATGGTTATCATCCAGAAAACCAACATTTGCCAACGCGTTTAGTAATTGCCTATCGCGGTACTTCCAGTGTGGCAGATGCGTTAATTGATATGGAGTTGGCGGCTGGTCAGGCAATAGAGCAAGGGCATGATACGATTAATTTCTTAGCTGAAGTATTAAACTATGCAAAACACCAAAATATTTTACCAAAAGATATTTATATTACTGGGCATTCTTTAGGTGGAGGTTTGGCGCAGTGGGTGTCCATGCTGACTGTTGATAATCACGAGCTATTCAACGGTGAGCTAAATACTCCGACTGCGATGCGAACAGTCGCATTTAACCCACCGGGTATGCAAGAGATTAATCCAAATGGACGAGCACCTGCTTATACAAAAGCACTGAATAGCTCAGTTATTGTAGCAAGCGTTAATCTTGCTTTTTGGCTTAATCCTGGGGCTTTTGTGAGTTTGGCTACGAAAGCTGGAGTAGATAAAATATGTGAGATTATTGATCATCAATTAGGATTGAAAAGCCGCCAAAATGCTTTGAAAATGGGGCAGCGAGCGCTGATATTTGCCTGGGATTTGATGCGGCCGGATGAGCAAGGAAAGGAGGATCAGACAGAGATAGCAAATTGTTATCCACATATTTATAATGTGTCAGCACGTTATGACATGGTGCATTGCTGCGGTATTCCTGGGGGAAACCTGATTAGTTTAGACATTGATAAAATGGCATCGCTGCCTGCTGCGCATGATAGTAAAAACCGGTTGCGGCATGAATTTTTAGATCATTATTTTACTGCGCGCTTGCATTATCTAAAGCGTGGTGTGCATTCGGCAAAAATGAAAATAATGTATCAACATTTGAGTAAGGCAGCGAATGATTTTATTTATCATGCAGAAGAACAACAAGGAATTCCAACCGTGAAAGACTGGGAGAATTACTTTAGTGGCAGGAAAATCGTACCCGGAGCAAGTTTGGTTGAAATTAACTCTCCAGAAGTATTCAAGGCTTTTTATGGGCGAGAGTTGCTTGTTTATACGGTAACGACAGAACATTCTATGGTGAATATGCTTGCAGCTATCCAGAAAAGTACTGACCTTGCGCAGGTTACTATTGGTTATGATACGGTAAGAACATTGATTAACTTTGCTAAAAAACCAAATGTTTATATTCATACGACAGCAAGGCATCAAACCCTGGGCCGGGCAACAGATAAGAATGTAGTGACGTATGAACAAGGTTATGCCAGAAAGCCAGGAGGGCATGCAGTTCCTGTTTACCCTTATAATCAAGAAAACTATCAATCGTTTTAAGTAATAGTTTTTAGATAAATAAAAGGGGATGTTTTAACCCCTTTTTAAATCGTAAACTAGATTAATTATCTTATTAAACAAGGTGCGCTAAAAAGTG
This genomic stretch from Piscirickettsia litoralis harbors:
- a CDS encoding alpha/beta hydrolase → MEPLANEKISQQLALWPEETLFTDELKQYFDYYRFALTEADDIQVQVSYINVARHRIAVYHLTPKKPIQHVLIMHGYLDHSGIHADLVNDLLSKNCQVSLYDMPGHGLSTGPNADIDDFRCYVEVLGAVLTAFSEKKQLPDAVLAHSTGAAALILALLSGELPRLAAMNIILVAPLVRIANWYRIKLTYHLIRHWLSEVKLGKIDNSADRKFTDFLLADPLRHCVMPIQWLEAAFEYEKSLSQYPPCEKSITVIQGSDDTTVAWSYNLRFLHHKFPQARVYCIEDAKHHVLYEREALRQRAREILYERLGLSKD
- a CDS encoding branched-chain amino acid transaminase, translated to MHSTQWIWHNGQVIAWDKATTHILTHSLHYGSAIFEGIRCYETPKGPALFRLQEHLERFLFSCQALKMPLAYDLNTLAEATIKIVKTNGLKSGYIRPVAYFGYGMNVTPTDIDAECAIACWPGASIVPQGLLDVKTSPVARIHPDTTVSEAKFAGHYLNSNLAALCIRGTRYHEALMLDTTGHVAEGCGQNIFMVKDGILYTPQTGHILAGITRATLLELAESLGFKTREAQLTVEDFYNADEVFFSGTAAEVAPIRSLDDKIIADGSVGPITKKLKEEYLSLVHGHNNHFAHCLTLL
- the upp gene encoding uracil phosphoribosyltransferase, whose protein sequence is MESFATLINHPALAHKVSLLRCIKTDSQLFRSLTAEIAHILAYEASRNFAIKTKTITTPLQKCESECLNHSAPMIIPILRAGLGMVPGVTSLFPKAVIGHIGLKRDEKTLEAHCYYFNLPPQDPDQQILVCDPMLATGHSAAAALTRIKEVGITNIHFLNILSAPEGINHLAKEHPDIKLYTAALDERLNEKGYICPGLGDAGDRLFGTV
- a CDS encoding Mbeg1-like protein codes for the protein MQDSSITLYDMALLSNDAYNNQSSTLRAASGNAVWEREDFPGAIDKVKSNGFFAVLYGYHPENQHLPTRLVIAYRGTSSVADALIDMELAAGQAIEQGHDTINFLAEVLNYAKHQNILPKDIYITGHSLGGGLAQWVSMLTVDNHELFNGELNTPTAMRTVAFNPPGMQEINPNGRAPAYTKALNSSVIVASVNLAFWLNPGAFVSLATKAGVDKICEIIDHQLGLKSRQNALKMGQRALIFAWDLMRPDEQGKEDQTEIANCYPHIYNVSARYDMVHCCGIPGGNLISLDIDKMASLPAAHDSKNRLRHEFLDHYFTARLHYLKRGVHSAKMKIMYQHLSKAANDFIYHAEEQQGIPTVKDWENYFSGRKIVPGASLVEINSPEVFKAFYGRELLVYTVTTEHSMVNMLAAIQKSTDLAQVTIGYDTVRTLINFAKKPNVYIHTTARHQTLGRATDKNVVTYEQGYARKPGGHAVPVYPYNQENYQSF